The genomic region AATCGGGAAAACAAGAATCATTCTATTCCACCAACTTGTATCCTTCGAACGTTCCCAAAAAAGAATCCCGATCGGTATCGCGGTTAAGATGATGAAATTTTCTTTGGATCCGAGGCAAACGATCGTTCCCAAAGAGATTAGGAGATAGATCCAAACCGAATTCTTCTCTTTCGGTTTATAACAAGAAAAAGCGGTCAAAAGGAGAGAGATGCCGAAAACGATGTATAATTCGCTCGTAGCCATTCTCGAAAAAATATCGGACCAATATCGAAAAGAAAATACGGACAATACGAATAAGCAAGAGATCGTGAGCGGAAATCGAAGAAGTAAAATTCTCAACAGGGAAAAAATAAAAAAAGTCGAGATGAAGAATCGAATCAAATACCATACCAAAGCGTTATCCTTCCAGAGAAGAACTTCGAATATTCTCAATGCATAATAGGAGACCCTATATCGCTGAGCATCTCCAAAATTTCCGACTTCGGTCAGATTCAAAAGAATGTCGAAATAATTTTTCCAACCCGATGGCTCGGTCTTCGACTTCAAAAAATAGAAAACTTCGTGATCGTCAATCAGCCACCATTGCGCTTTTAAGTTAGGTCCGAAAAAATAAACGGAGAATAGAATCGCAGTTAGAGAAGCGAGAATCGTTGTAATATTCTTTCTATCTTCGTATCGTTTCTCGATAACGAGAAAAAACAAAAAGAATCCGAGTAGAATGAACTGGAACGATTCCCAATACAAATGCAATGGATTGTACATTTACTTCTTACAGACCGACCAAGTGGCGAAGGAAAAATAGGTTCCTAAAAAAGTACGGCCAAGGATCCAATCGAAGTTGGACAAGAATTTCGCGATTTTGGTGGACCCTCTATTCAGACCCGGAAATGCATCCGGATTGTAGTAAAGAACGTAACCCAACAACCCAGGATAAAATTGATTGAGAATTTCAAAACCCGATTTTTTCAATAAGGAATTATAATCTTTTAAATTGAATCCTCTTTCCGTATTTTCCTCAAACAATGCGTTCTTCTTATAAATTCTTTCCCGAACCATTCTAAATAAAAAGTTATTGTGCGTGGGTTCTAAGTTAATGAACAACCCGCCTTTTTTTAAGCTGGAATAGATTCTGTCCAAAGCGATATCGACGTTATCTGGAACGTGATGGAGACCGCCTAACAAAATTACAATATCATACTTTTCTTTTGCTTCAAACTTGAGAATATCCTGATGAAATACGTGAAATATCGCAGTATTTTCTTTTTTACAAGCGGCGACCATTTCATCGGAATAGTCGAATCCCTCGAAACGTATGGATGGAAATTTTTCCTTTAAAAACTGCGAGCCTTCTCCCAATCCGCACATCGCTTCAAGTCCTAATAATTCTCGCTTGGCATCGATCTTATTGGAAAGATAATCCAATAAACGATTCCACCATACTCTTTTATAAGCGAGATGGTTCGCGCCGGATCTTGCGGAATTATAGTTATCCTTGATCTTATTAAAATGCGCTCTCTGAATTTCCGACTTATCCGTATCCGTTCTCATAAATTGGAATCCTTTACTATGTAATTTGGACGGTTCTTCGTTTGCAGAAACATTTTGCCTAAATATTCTCCAAGTATCCCCAATACGATCAACTGAACTCCTCCCATAAATAAAACGCTTACCAATACGGAGGTCCAACCCGAAACCGTTTTTTCGGATGTAAAATAGATGATAATCGCAT from Leptospira kmetyi serovar Malaysia str. Bejo-Iso9 harbors:
- a CDS encoding class I SAM-dependent methyltransferase, whose translation is MRTDTDKSEIQRAHFNKIKDNYNSARSGANHLAYKRVWWNRLLDYLSNKIDAKRELLGLEAMCGLGEGSQFLKEKFPSIRFEGFDYSDEMVAACKKENTAIFHVFHQDILKFEAKEKYDIVILLGGLHHVPDNVDIALDRIYSSLKKGGLFINLEPTHNNFLFRMVRERIYKKNALFEENTERGFNLKDYNSLLKKSGFEILNQFYPGLLGYVLYYNPDAFPGLNRGSTKIAKFLSNFDWILGRTFLGTYFSFATWSVCKK